A genomic window from Solanum dulcamara chromosome 11, daSolDulc1.2, whole genome shotgun sequence includes:
- the LOC129874081 gene encoding CASP-like protein 1C1: MTLANRITIFLLRLLALGASVVAIIIMVTSHDSAQVLGMTFEAKFANTPTFKYFVGVNILASGYSLIVLFFPTNNLLGRILLITDILMTLLLDSSISACLAIAQVGKKGNTHAGWLPICGQVPKFCDRVTGSLIAGFAAAILYFLLLLFSFHNVLNLYTLKA, translated from the exons ATGACTTTGGCAAATAGGATCACCATATTTCTGCTTAGGCTTTTGGCCTTAGGAGCTAGTGTTGTAGCCATCATTATTATGGTCACTAGCCATGACTCTGCTCAAGTCTTGGGTATGACCTTTGAAGCCAAATTTGCTAACACACCAACATTCAA GTACTTTGTTGGAGTGAATATACTAGCAAGTGGCTATTCTCTCATAGTTCTCTTTTTCCCTACCAATAACTTGCTGGGACGCATTCTGCTTATTACAGATATA CTTATGACATTGCTTCTGGATTCAAGCATATCAGCATGTTTGGCAATAGCTCAAGTGGGAAAAAAGGGGAATACTCATGCAGGTTGGCTACCAATTTGTGGCCAAGTTCCAAAGTTCTGTGACCGTGTGACTGGATCTCTTATTGCTGGCTTTGCAGCTGCTATACTCtatttcctcctccttcttttctcttttcacaATGTTCTTAATCTTTACACACTCAAAGCTTAG
- the LOC129873250 gene encoding probable 2-carboxy-D-arabinitol-1-phosphatase → MMISGAILTTPYFSFPPISISISNKFPYRKQRIPATSNRINYAIRCSTSTPGLPLTTERLRNDTPLTGGAFDFEKATTSLTKKVLASPKKVTIVRHGLSSWNEESRVQGSSSLSILSEKGAMQAERCKMALADMHFDQCFSSPISRAKMTAEIIWKGKEEPLVFLDSLKEAHLYFLEGMKNEDAKRIYPKEYTTWREDPSNFCVDGVYPLQKLWGRAHEAWEEILLTPGEHFLVVTHKSILRALICTALGLGPERFRSVDINNGGLCVFKFNKEGESMLQALNMTAHMYTDHVYHY, encoded by the exons ATGATGATTTCTGGGGCTATTCTTACTACCCCTTATTTCTCTTTCCCTCCCATTTCCATTTCCATTTCCAATAAATTCCCATACCGTAAACAGAGGATTCCTGCTACCTCTAATCGCATTAATTATGCTATTCGTTGCTCAACTTCAACTCCTGGCTTACCACTTACAACAG AGAGACTTAGGAATGATACTCCTTTGACTGGTGGAGcatttgattttgaaaaagCCACTACTTCTCTAACTAAGAAAGTGTTAGCTTCACCGAAGAAAGTTACTATTGTACGCCATGGTCTCAGCTCTTGGAATGAAGAAAGTAGAGTTCAG GGAAGCTCAAGCTTATCTATACTTTCTGAAAAAGGAGCAATGCAAGCGGAAAGGTGCAAGATGGCCTTGGCTGATATGCACTTTGACCAATGTTTCTCTAGTCCGATATCACGTGCCAAG ATGACCGCTGAAATCATATGGAAAGGAAAGGAAGAGCCTCTGGTTTTTCTTGATTCCCTGAAGGAGGCCCATCTATATTTTCTTGAAGGCATGAAAAATG AGGATGCCAAGCGCATATATCCAAAGGAGTATACAACTTGGAGAGAAGATCCATCTAATTTTTGTGTAGATGGTGTATACCCTCTTCAAAAACTGTGGGGAAGAGCACATGAAGCATGGGAAGAAATTTTATTGACACCA GGAGAGCACTTTTTGGTTGTGACACACAAATCTATTTTACGAGCATTGATCTGTACAGCTCTTGGACTAGGACCAGAACG GTTTCGTTCAGTGGATATAAATAATGGAGGATTATGTGTATTCAAATTCAACAAAGAAGGAGAATCCATGCTTCAAGCCCTGAACATGACAGCACATATGTATACTGATCACGTCTACCACTATTAA
- the LOC129872045 gene encoding callose synthase 11-like: MNIRQRPPFTRGRGSDHGPPVQQQPYYEPFNIIPINNLLADHPSLRYPEVRAASAALRAVGDLRLPPFMPWRDTMDLMDWLGLFFGFQDDNVKNQRENLVLHLANSQMRLQPQPAAPDRLDYGVLRQFRRKLLKNYSSWCSYLGKKSQVRLPRRQNPEISRRELLYVCLYLLIWGEAANLRFAPECLCYIYHHMAMELNYILDGHIDENTGHPFVPYTCKQFGFLDKVVTPIYATIKGEVERSRNGTAPHSAWRNYDDINEYFWSRKCFRRLKWPLDLSSAFLDTTVGRRVGKTGYVEQRTFWNIFRSFDRLWVLLILFFQAAVIVAWQGTDYPWQALERRDVQVQLLTIFITWAGLRFIQSILDAGTQYSLVTRDTMWIGVRMVLKSVVAVTWAVVFGVFYARIWIQKNSDRRWSYEANQRIFTFLKVAMVFIIPELLALVLFILPWIRNAIENTDWPVFYLLTWWFHTRIFVGRGLREGLINNIKYTLFWIAVLASKFIFSYFFQIRPLLGPTRALLNLNNVKYKWHEFFGSTNELAAVLLWIPIVLIYLVDLQIWYTIYSSIVGGTIGLFSHLGEIRNIKQLRLRFQFFASALQFNLMPENQTIDAKATLVHKLRNAIHRIKLRYGLGQPYKKIESSQVDATRFALIWNEIIITLREEDLVSDHELELMELPPNCWDIKVIRWPCFLLCNELLLALSHASELADAPDRWVWFRICKNEYRRCAVIEAYDSIKYLLLEIIKHNTEEHSIVTALFHDIDDHIHFEKFTKAYKMTLLPRIHEKLVSLIEILLRPEPDLRDMVNVLQALYEVSVREFPRVKKRIEQLMQEGLAPSNPDTNQGLLFENAIEFPDIQDAFFYRQLRRLQTILTSRDSMHNVPRNKEARRRVAFFSNSLFMNMPRAPQVEKMMAFSVLTPYYDEEVLFGKESLRSPNEDGVSTIFYLQRIYDDEWENFMERMRTEGVQDEKEIWDTKTREIRQWASYRGQTLSRTVRGMMYYYKALKMLSFLDSASEVDIRHGSQEIGSLGSLNQNNHLNGVGSAMLQTPRNLHRSSSSVTLLFKGHEFGAALMKFTYVVTCQVYGSQKKRRDPRAEEILNLMKHNEALRIAYVDEVYLGRNEVEYFSVLVKYDQQLKEEVEIYRIKLPGPLKLGEGKPENQNHAIIFTRGDAVQTIDMNQDNYFEEALKMRNLLEEFKENYGIRKPTILGVRENIFTGSVSSLAWFMSAQETSFVTLGQRVLADPLKVRMHYGHPDVFDRFWFLSRGGISKASKVINISEDIFAGFNCTLRGGNVTHHEYIQVGKGRDVGLNQIAMFEAKVASGNGEQVLSRDVYRLGHRLDFFRMLSFFYTTVGFFFNNMIVVVMVYMFLWGRLYLALSGVEEHARKNASSNKALGSILNQQFVIQLGVFTALPMIVENSLEHGFLPAVWDFITMQLQLASLFFTYSMGTRAHFFGRTILHGGAKYRATGRGFVVQRKSFGENYRLYARSHFVKAIELGVILIVYASHSPLTKDTFVYIAMTISSWFLVVSWITSPFVFNPSGFDWLNTVYDFDDFMHWIWYNRGVFVRADQSWETWWYEEQDHLRTTGLWGKLLEIILDLRFFFFQYGIVYQLRIAGGKTSIGVYLLSWIIMVAAVAIYIAIAYAKDKYAMKKHIYYRLVQLLVILVTVLVIVILLRFTLFTLVDLITSLLAFIPTGWGIIQIALVLRPFLQSTLVWSTVVSLARLYDMMLGLIVMAPLAFLSWMPGFQSMQTRILFNEAFSRGLQISRILTGKTS, from the coding sequence ATGAATATCCGGCAAAGGCCACCGTTCACGCGCGGTCGTGGTTCCGATCACGGGCCGCCGGTGCAGCAGCAACCCTATTACGAGCCATTCAACATTATACCCATCAATAATTTGTTGGCTGACCACCCTTCTCTGAGATACCCAGAAGTGCGTGCTGCTTCAGCTGCTCTACGCGCCGTCGGAGATCTCCGGCTGCCGCCGTTCATGCCATGGCGTGACACCATGGACCTCATGGACTGGCTTGGACTCTTCTTTGGGTTCCAAGATGATAACGTGAAGAATCAGAGGGAAAACTTGGTTCTCCATTTGGCTAACTCTCAAATGCGCCTTCAACCACAGCCTGCCGCCCCGGACCGCCTTGACTATGGTGTCCTCCGGCAGTTCCGTCGGAAGCTATTGAAGAATTACTCATCTTGGTGTTCATATCTTGGGAAGAAGTCTCAGGTTCGACTACCAAGACGCCAGAATCCAGAAATTTCTCGTCGTGAACTCTTGTATGTATGTCTGTATTTATTGATTTGGGGTGAGGCTGCAAATCTCCGTTTTGCTCCTGAatgtttatgttatatatatcaCCATATGGCTATGGAACTAAATTACATTCTTGATGGTCACATTGATGAGAATACTGGACACCCTTTTGTTCCTTATACTTGTAAACAATTTGGTTTCTTGGATAAAGTTGTCACTCCCATTTATGCGACAATTAAAGGTGAAGTTGAGAGGAGTAGAAATGGCACTGCCCCTCATTCAGCTTGGAGGAATTATGATGATATTAATGAGTACTTTTGGAGTAGGAAGTGTTTTAGGAGGCTGAAATGGCCACTTGACTTGTCAAGTGCTTTTCTGGATACTACTGTAGGTAGGAGAGTTGGTAAGACAGGGTATGTGGAGCAGAGGACCTTCTGGAATATTTTTAGGAGCTTTGATAGGTTGTGGGTGTTGTTGATACTATTCTTTCAGGCTGCTGTTATTGTTGCTTGGCAAGGTACAGATTATCCATGGCAGGCTTTGGAAAGGAGGGATGTGCAAGTGCAGTTGCTTACCATCTTCATAACATGGGCTGGTTTGAGATTTATTCAGTCAATCCTTGATGCTGGAACTCAGTATAGTTTAGTTACCAGGGATACAATGTGGATAGGTGTCAGGATGGTCTTGAAAAGTGTAGTTGCTGTGACATGGGCAGTTGTGTTTGGGGTGTTCTATGCAAGAATTTGGATCCAGAAGAATTCTGATAGGAGGTGGTCATACGAGGCTAACCAAAGGATCTTCACATTTCTTAAGGTTGCTATGGTGTTTATCATCCCAGAGTTGTTAGCTCTTGTTCTTTTCATTCTCCCATGGATACGAAATGCGATTGAAAATACAGACTGGCCAGTATTTTACTTACTAACATGGTGGTTCCACACCAGGATTTTTGTGGGTCGCGGACTCAGAGAAGGGCTTATTAATAACATAAAGTACACATTGTTCTGGATTGCAGTATTGGCGTCTAAATTTATCTTCAGTTATTTCTTTCAAATAAGGCCGCTACTTGGTCCTACACGGGCTCTTTTGAATTTGAATAATGTGAAGTACAAGTGGCATGAATTTTTTGGTAGCACGAATGAGCTAGCTGCTGTTTTGTTATGGATTCCaattgttcttatttatctagtTGACCTGCAGATCTGGTACACTATATATTCCTCTATTGTAGGAGGAACAATTGGGTTGTTCTCACATTTAGGTGAAATTAGGAACATTAAACAGCTCAGACTCAGATTCCAGTTCTTTGCAAGTGCATTGCAGTTCAATCTGATGCCCGAGAATCAGACTATCGATGCTAAGGCCACCCTGGTTCACAAGCTTCGGAATGCAATACATCGGATTAAGTTAAGATATGGCCTTGGACAGCCATACAAGAAGATTGAATCGAGCCAGGTGGACGCAACTAGGTTTGCCTTGATATGGAATGAGATCATCATAACTCTGAGGGAGGAAGACCTCGTGAGTGATCATGAGCTGGAGCTGATGGAGTTGCCACCGAACTGTTGGGATATTAAGGTTATTCGTTGGCCGTGTTTTCTCTTGTGCAACGAGTTGCTTCTTGCTCTCAGCCATGCAAGCGAGCTGGCAGATGCACCTGATAGATGGGTTTGGTTTAGGATATGCAAGAATGAGTATAGGAGGTGTGCAGTGATTGAGGCTTATGACAGCATCAAATACTTGCtactagagatcataaaacaCAACACTGAAGAGCATTCAATAGTCACTGCACTTTTCCATGATATTGATGATCACATTCATTTTGAAAAGTTTACTAAAGCCTACAAGATGACCCTCTTGCCACGCATTCATGAAAAATTAGTGTCTCTTATTGAGATTTTGCTCAGGCCAGAGCCGGATTTGCGTGATATGGTCAATGTATTACAGGCCTTGTATGAGGTTTCAGTTCGGGAATTTCCAAGGGTGAAGAAGAGAATAGAACAACTGATGCAGGAAGGTCTTGCTCCTTCAAATCCAGATACCAACCAGGGGCTTCTTTTTGAAAATGCGATTGAGTTTCCTGATATCCAAGATGCTTTCTTCTATAGGCAGCTGCGCCGTTTGCAGACAATTCTTACTTCCAGAGATTCAATGCACAATGTTCCAAGAAATAAGGAAGCAAGACGGCGTGTTGCTTTCTTCAGTAACTCTCTTTTTATGAATATGCCAAGAGCTCCCCAGGTAGAGAAGATGATGGCCTTTAGCGTCTTGACCCCTTATTATGATGAGGAAGTTCTGTTTGGCAAAGAAAGTCTTAGGAGTCCAAATGAAGATGGAGTATCCACCATATTTTATCTGCAGAGGATTTATGATGATGAGTGGGAGAATTTCATGGAACGGATGCGTACAGAAGGAGTGCAGGATGAGAAAGAGATATGGGACACCAAAACAAGGGAGATTCGTCAGTGGGCGTCGTACAGGGGGCAGACTCTGTCCCGTACTGTAAGAGGCATGATGTATTATTACAAGGCTCTCAAGATGCTTTCCTTCCTTGATTCTGCTTCAGAGGTTGATATAAGGCATGGCTCACAAGAAATTGGTTCACttggttcattgaaccaaaataATCACTTGAATGGGGTTGGCTCTGCCATGTTACAAACACCTCGAAATCTTCACAGATCGAGTAGCAGTGTCACCCTTCTTTTCAAAGGACACGAGTTTGGTGCTGCTCTAATGAAATTCACTTATGTGGTGACATGCCAGGTGTATGGTTCTCAGAAGAAGAGGCGTGATCCACGTGCTGAGGAGATCCTAAATTTGATGAAGCATAACGAGGCTCTTCGAATTGCATATGTAGATGAGGTTTACTTGGGCAGAAATGAAGTAGAATACTTTTCTGTTCTAGTGAAGTATGATCAACAACTGAAGGAAGAAGTGGAAATTTATCGCATAAAGTTGCCTGGTCCTCTGAAACTTGGGGAGGGTAAGCCGGAGAATCAGAACCATGCCATTATTTTCACCAGAGGTGATGCAGTTCAGACCATAGACATGAATCAAGACAATTACTTTGAAGAGGCACTTAAGATGCGGAATCTATTGGAGGAATTCAAGGAGAATTATGGTATAAGGAAGCCCACCATTCTGGGAGTTCGTGAAAATATCTTTACTGGTTCTGTGTCATCTCTTGCTTGGTTCATGTCTGCTCAGGAGACAAGTTTTGTGACTCTGGGACAACGCGTTCTTGCCGATCCTCTCAAGGTACGGATGCACTATGGTCATCCAGATGTCTTTGATAGGTTTTGGTTCTTGTCCAGAGGTGGCATCAGCAAGGCTTCCAAGGTGATTAATATAAGTGAGGATATATTTGCTGGATTCAATTGTACCTTGCGAGGTGGCAATGTTACCCACCATGAATACATACAAGTGGGTAAGGGAAGGGATGTTGGATTGAATCAGATCGCCATGTTTGAGGCTAAGGTTGCTAGTGGTAATGGTGAACAAGTTTTGAGCAGAGACGTGTACAGGTTGGGTCATAGACTAGATTTCTTTCGCATGCTTTCATTCTTCTACACAACTGTTGGCTTTTTCTTCAACAACATGATAGTGGTGGTAATGGTCTATATGTTTTTGTGGGGGCGCCTTTATCTTGCACTCAGTGGTGTTGAGGAGCACGCCAGAAAAAATGCCAGCAGCAACAAAGCACTTGGTTCAATTTTGAATCAGCAGTTTGTTATCCAGCTTGGTGTGTTCACTGCCCTCCCTATGATTGTGGAAAACTCTTTGGAACATGGTTTCCTTCCAGCAGTCTGGGATTTTATAACTATGCAACTGCAGCTTGCCTCACTATTTTTCACATACTCAATGGGAACCCGTGCACATTTCTTTGGTAGGACCATTCTGCATGGCGGAGCGAAATACCGAGCAACTGGGCGTGGTTTTGTTGTGCAGCGCAAGAGCTTTGGTGAGAACTATCGGCTATATGCTCGCAGCCACTTTGTCAAAGCAATCGAACTTGGAGTAATCCTGATTGTGTATGCTTCACATAGTCCCTTGACTAAGGATACCTTTGTGTATATAGCTATGACTATATCAAGTTGGTTCCTTGTTGTGTCATGGATAACATCTCCCTTTGTGTTCAATCCCTCTGGGTTTGACTGGTTAAACACTGTGTATGACTTTGATGATTTCATGCATTGGATTTGGTACAATCGAGGAGTTTTTGTAAGAGCAGATCAAAGTTGGGAGACATGGTGGTATGAAGAACAGGACCACTTGAGAACTACTGGTCTCTGGGGAAAATTGCTTGAGATTATTTTAGATCTccgtttcttcttctttcaatATGGAATTGTGTATCAATTACGCATTGCTGGTGGTAAAACCAGTATTGGTGTTTACTTGCTGTCTTGGATTATTATGGTCGCCGCTGTGGCAATTTACATTGCCATTGCATATGCAAAGGATAAATATGCGATGAAGAAGCACATATATTATCGACTGGTGCAGTTGCTTGTCATTCTGGTCACGGTATTGGTGATTGTTATATTGTTGAGGTTCACGCTGTTTACGCTGGTTGACTTGATCACAAGTTTGTTGGCGTTTATTCCAACTGGATGGGGCATAATCCAAATTGCCCTAGTGCTCCGGCCCTTTTTGCAGTCTACTTTGGTTTGGAGCACTGTTGTGTCCTTGGCTCGGTTATATGACATGATGCTTGGGTTAATTGTTATGGCTCCTCTGGCATTTCTGTCATGGATGCCTGGTTTTCAATCCATGCAGACAAGGATATTATTTAATGAAGCTTTCAGCAGGGGCCTTCAGATTTCTCGTATCCTCACAGGAAAAACTTCATAA
- the LOC129873517 gene encoding uncharacterized protein LOC129873517 — protein sequence MLFEHPITMENSSAPSSLQNPSSRFKLSMFPRTPFLKFQYGHLILLIFVLALNSSVIGGVSYPPEFPQIPYPQYCNEVIPSTPLAQTLTPFNATSFFLTLTNAYIHAPADNAGKFKPKTLNFYTENVYPTQNGKIFKLEGGIRFAGRIGPEFFGEFIHRRQLRLVYHRPPRFPTRGFGNSREFRVSGFWDSSTGKLCMVGSGLKSLSSINVVLKLNYLNSSDILHSVVNGTLQRIDVNDKDVYTKPVEILGMSLRNYVYTLIDKEVENSGFSEYGDWSNVSLGIDQDSSLCAVISRAGTMEMMYLGNCSNGNCDFLGGNLSNFRPTLMWFNEIECEDNGRGRFLLGFGDGVHTRPTYLINQTLVAEGKWNEKTKTVDMIGCRISNGSDAAEKCTVGDCAMRLSLRLPKQWTLKERSVVAGEIWKRKDSNESGNYGKVALHSVRNLVNRIDGLTYEYTVIDNVTRSCAKALTYKGKGGKYPDVHSSDMRFDMTVRNRKKTDIFSYSSPLSVGNKFYRYVSGSSVQVNDNQSAVVNISYVLHFVAPSQFLYSDEHTPLTTEISAEGLYDSKSGHLCMVGCMYFSSRHGILQRNSLLDCEILVNIQYPPLNAKVARGVRGTIESLRKKSDPLYFEPLELISNSVYIDQAKNSMWRMDLEMTMVLISYTLACIFVGLQLFYVKKNPSVLSFISVVMLVVLTLAHMIPLLLNFEALFLVNREKQNVYFGSDGWLEVNEILIRIMTMIAFLLEFRLLQLTWSARAGDQSPKNYWISDKKVLYLSLPMYICGGLIAYFIHLSRNPHQLKLQLSPRFHYQQRTFWVELKSYAGLILDGFLLPQIMFNLFCNTTERALTPGFYIGTTLVRLMPHVYDLYRTHSNAWSYDYIYGNPKMDYYSTAWDIIICCGGLLLAVLVFLQQRFGGRCFLPRRYRDSSAYEKVPVVSTESITEA from the coding sequence GAATTTCCTCAGATCCCATACCCACAATACTGCAACGAAGTCATTCCCAGTACCCCTTTGGCCCAAACTTTAACCCCTTTTAACGCTACATCGTTTTTCCTCACTCTTACCAACGCGTACATACACGCGCCGGCGGATAATGCCGGGAAATTCAAGCCGAAAACCCTTAATTTCTACACAGAGAATGTTTATCCGACCCAAAATggtaaaatatttaaacttgaGGGTGGTATAAGGTTTGCAGGAAGAATTGGTCCGGAGTTTTTCGGTGAATTTATACACCGGCGGCAACTCCGGCTAGTTTATCACCGTCCACCGAGGTTTCCTACCAGAGGCTTCGGGAATTCAAGGGAGTTTCGGGTTTCCGGTTTCTGGGATTCGAGTACTGGAAAGCTTTGTATGGTCGGATCAGGTTTGAAGAGTTTAAGTTCTATTAATGTTGTTCTTAAGTTGAATTATTTGAATTCATCTGATATTTTGCATAGTGTGGTTAATGGTACATTGCAAAGGATTGATGTGAATGATAAAGATGTATATACTAAGCCTGTTGAAATACTCGGTATGTCTTTGAGGAATTATGTTTATACTTTGATTGATAAAGAGGTTGAGAATAGTGGTTTTAGTGAATATGGTGATTGGTCTAATGTTTCTCTGGGAATAGACCAGGATAGTAGCTTGTGTGCAGTTATTAGTCGTGCTGGGACTATGGAAATGATGTATTTGGGGAATTGTAGCAATGGGAATTGCGATTTTCTTGGTGGTAATTTGTCAAATTTTAGGCCGACCTTGATGTGGTTTAATGAGATTGAGTGTGAGGATAATGGAAGAGGGAGGTTCTTGTTAGGTTTTGGTGATGGTGTGCACACCCGGCCAACTTATTTGATAAATCAAACATTAGTTGCTGAAGGGAAGTGGAATGAGAAGACAAAAACAGTTGACATGATTGGTTGCCGGATTTCCAATGGAAGTGATGCAGCTGAAAAGTGTACTGTTGGGGATTGTGCTATGAGGCTGAGTTTGAGGTTGCCTAAGCAATGGACCTTGAAGGAGAGGAGTGTTGTTGCTGGGGAGATTTGGAAAAGAAAAGACTCAAATGAGTCAGGTAATTATGGTAAAGTGGCCTTGCACAGTGTAAGAAATCTGGTTAACAGAATTGATGGATTGACATATGAGTATACTGTGATTGATAATGTGACGAGGTCTTGTGCCAAGGCACTGACCTATAAAGGGAAGGGAGGGAAGTATCCCGATGTACATTCATCTGATATGAGATTTGATATGACTGTGAGGAACAGGAAAAAAACAGATATTTTCAGTTATTCATCTCCATTGTCTGTGGGGAATAAGTTTTATCGGTATGTATCTGGTTCTTCTGTTCAAGTGAATGACAATCAAAGCGCTGTGGTCAACATAAGCTATGTGCTGCACTTTGTTGCTCCATCTCAGTTCTTGTACAGTGATGAGCATACTCCTTTGACAACTGAAATTTCTGCTGAAGGTTTATATGATTCGAAGAGTGGACATCTTTGCATGGTTGGCTGTATGTATTTTTCATCACGTCATGGGATTTTACAGAGAAATTCTTTGTTAGACTGTGAAATTCTAGTTAATATTCAGTATCCACCTTTGAATGCTAAAGTTGCCCGTGGTGTTAGAGGCACCATTGAGAGCCTGAGAAAAAAGTCTGATCCTCTTTACTTTGAACCCTTGGAACTTATATCAAATTCCGTCTACATTGACCAAGCCAAAAATTCCATGTGGAGAATGGATCtggaaatgaccatggttcTAATTTCCTATACACTTGCATGCATCTTTGTGGGTCTGCAGCTATTTTATGTGAAAAAAAACCCAAGTGTGCTTTCGTTTATCTCTGTTGTCATGCTAGTTGTACTCACACTGGCACACATGATCCCTCTGTTGCTGAACTTTGAAGCTCTATTCTTGGTCAACCGGGAGAAGCAGAATGTTTACTTTGGTAGTGATGGATGGCTTGAAGTAAATGAGATTTTAATTAGAATCATGACGATGATAGCATTCTTGTTGGAATTCCGTCTTCTTCAACTCACATGGTCTGCAAGAGCAGGTGATCAGAGCCCCAAAAATTACTGGATATCTGATAAAAAGGTTCTGTATTTGTCTTTGCCAATGTATATTTGTGGTGGGTTGATTGCTTATTTTATCCATCTTTCAAGAAATCCTCACCAGTTGAAGCTTCAATTGTCGCCTCGTTTTCATTATCAACAGCGAACTTTCTGGGTTGAGCTTAAATCATATGCTGGTTTGATCTTGGATGGCTTCTTGCTTCCTCAGATTATGTTCAATTTATTCTGTAACACCACTGAGAGGGCTCTCACCCCTGGTTTCTATATAGGAACTACCCTTGTGCGCCTAATGCCACATGTATATGATCTTTACAGAACTCACAGCAATGCGTGGTCGTATGATTACATTTATGGAAACCCAAAAATGGATTACTACTCCACTGCTTGGGACATCATTATCTGTTGTGGGGGCCTGCTGCTTGCTGTTCTCGTTTTCTTGCAGCAGAGATTTGGGGGCCGTTGTTTTCTTCCCAGAAGATATAGAGATAGCTCCGCGTATGAGAAAGTTCCCGTAGTCAGCACTGAGTCAATTACAGAAGCATAA